Proteins encoded by one window of Sulfurospirillum barnesii SES-3:
- a CDS encoding KpsF/GutQ family sugar-phosphate isomerase encodes MEDFKAIAKEVLALEAQELLNAATYIGDEINEATHLIANLKGKLIITGVGKSGLIGAKIAATLASTGTSSFFLHPTEALHGDLGMIGKEDAVLAISYSGESEELIKILPHVKRFNIPLIGMARTKESSLGHYSDIFIPLHVTKEACPLDAAPTCSTTLTLALGDALAVCLMKKKNFQKEDFASFHPGGSLGKRLFIKISDLMLKEGLPLVRQETKLKDAIVKMSEGRLGNVLIIDEQNRLSAILSDGDLRRALMRDDFSMEKHAYEYATKTPKTLADETLLASDALAFIEKHKIQLLAITNSDGVLKGVLHIHHLVEAGIK; translated from the coding sequence ATGGAAGATTTTAAAGCAATTGCAAAAGAGGTTTTGGCGTTAGAAGCGCAAGAGCTTTTAAACGCTGCAACGTACATCGGAGATGAGATAAATGAAGCAACACATCTTATTGCTAACCTAAAAGGGAAGTTAATTATTACAGGTGTAGGGAAGAGTGGTCTCATCGGAGCAAAGATTGCAGCAACCCTTGCTAGCACAGGGACGAGCAGTTTCTTTTTGCATCCAACCGAAGCACTGCATGGCGATTTGGGTATGATTGGGAAAGAAGATGCCGTGTTAGCGATTAGTTACAGTGGAGAGAGTGAAGAGCTCATTAAAATTTTACCGCATGTGAAGCGTTTTAATATCCCTCTCATTGGTATGGCACGCACGAAAGAGTCTTCATTGGGGCATTACAGTGATATTTTTATCCCTTTACATGTAACGAAGGAAGCGTGCCCTCTTGATGCAGCACCCACTTGTTCAACAACACTCACATTAGCTCTTGGAGATGCGTTAGCTGTTTGCTTAATGAAGAAGAAAAATTTTCAAAAAGAGGATTTTGCTTCGTTTCATCCTGGCGGGAGTTTAGGAAAAAGACTCTTTATTAAAATTTCTGATTTGATGCTCAAAGAGGGCTTACCTCTTGTACGTCAAGAAACAAAACTTAAAGATGCCATTGTAAAGATGAGTGAGGGACGTCTAGGAAATGTTTTGATTATCGATGAGCAAAATCGGCTAAGTGCGATTTTAAGTGATGGTGATTTACGCAGGGCTTTAATGCGTGATGATTTTAGTATGGAGAAGCATGCGTATGAATACGCAACCAAAACCCCAAAGACATTAGCGGATGAGACGTTATTAGCCAGTGATGCATTAGCGTTTATTGAAAAACACAAAATACAACTTTTAGCCATTACAAACAGTGATGGCGTACTTAAAGGGGTATTACATATCCACCATTTAGTGGAAGCAGGAATAAAATAG
- a CDS encoding pseudouridine synthase gives MRLNKMISHNTHYSRREADELIKAGHVKVDGNVVQDLAIQVSFKNKIELGGKALFEKHGYSVIVYHKQKGELVSKKDDRGRKTIYDTLPSKFAHYLSVGRLDFASEGLLLLCDSPSVVSALMHSDLERVYYVKINGQVTPAMEKAMQEGLSVADARKGGHAKSEIYSMDFAPFVGYRIIKNAPTFSTIKVVINEGQNRELRRFFGYFDVEVMDLKRVSYGKIDLGMLKPGKHRFFTGSEYAALRDYLEYLKKEQGNDQ, from the coding sequence ATGAGATTAAATAAAATGATTTCGCATAACACGCACTATTCAAGGCGTGAGGCGGATGAGCTCATCAAAGCAGGTCATGTGAAAGTTGATGGCAACGTTGTGCAAGACCTAGCTATTCAGGTGAGTTTTAAAAATAAGATTGAGCTGGGTGGCAAGGCATTGTTTGAAAAGCATGGCTATTCGGTCATTGTTTATCACAAACAAAAAGGTGAGTTAGTGAGTAAAAAGGATGACCGTGGTCGTAAAACGATTTACGATACACTTCCTTCAAAATTTGCGCACTACTTGAGTGTGGGACGATTGGATTTTGCTAGTGAGGGGTTATTGTTATTGTGTGATTCCCCTTCGGTTGTTTCAGCATTAATGCATAGTGATTTAGAGCGAGTTTACTATGTCAAAATTAATGGTCAAGTAACTCCTGCAATGGAAAAAGCAATGCAAGAAGGGCTTTCTGTAGCAGATGCCCGTAAAGGTGGGCATGCGAAAAGTGAAATTTATTCAATGGATTTTGCTCCTTTTGTGGGGTACCGTATTATCAAAAATGCACCAACCTTTTCGACCATTAAAGTCGTAATTAATGAGGGGCAAAACAGAGAACTTAGACGCTTCTTTGGTTATTTTGATGTAGAAGTGATGGATCTTAAGCGAGTAAGTTATGGGAAAATTGATTTAGGAATGTTAAAGCCTGGGAAACATCGTTTTTTTACGGGAAGTGAGTACGCAGCTTTGCGTGATTATTTAGAGTATTTGAAGAAAGAACAAGGCAATGATCAATAA
- a CDS encoding replication-associated recombination protein A has product MINNFALFFRPKTIEELSGQAHLSGESSPFRKLLKSGSMSHSLFFGPAGVGKTTLARIVAQALQLPFYELDATSIKVDEIRKILAQHRGALQKPLLFIDEIHRLSKTQQEVLLLPMENHEAIVIGASTENPYFVLSSGIRSRMMLFEFYPLERADMEAILSRVHDKIDFMIDDDAHSYLISSSAGDSRSLLNLLEFALKVDLHVTLETLKALRPSALKDGVSSDNTHYNLISAMIKSVRGSDVNAALYYLARLIDGGESPDFIARRLVVLASEDIGNANPNALNLASSTLLSVSKIGYPEARIILSQCLIYLACCPKSNSAYNAINNALAYVKNEKAFNVPEHLKSPSPKGYLYPHDFGGWVEQEYLEKPLHFYDNVSIGFEKTMAEWLEKIKNKNKTSTHK; this is encoded by the coding sequence ATGATCAATAATTTTGCCCTCTTCTTTCGCCCAAAGACGATTGAAGAGCTTTCAGGTCAAGCGCATTTAAGTGGTGAAAGCAGTCCTTTTCGAAAGCTCCTTAAATCAGGCTCCATGAGCCATTCACTCTTCTTTGGACCTGCAGGAGTTGGTAAAACGACATTGGCTCGTATTGTAGCGCAGGCTTTGCAACTGCCCTTTTATGAGTTAGATGCAACCAGCATTAAGGTTGATGAAATTCGTAAAATTTTGGCTCAACATAGAGGAGCGCTTCAGAAACCACTGCTATTTATCGATGAAATTCATCGCCTTTCAAAAACACAGCAAGAAGTCTTGTTATTGCCTATGGAGAATCATGAAGCGATTGTGATTGGTGCATCCACCGAAAATCCCTATTTTGTTCTAAGCTCTGGCATTCGTTCACGGATGATGCTTTTTGAGTTTTATCCACTTGAAAGAGCGGATATGGAGGCAATTCTTAGTCGGGTCCATGATAAAATTGACTTTATGATAGATGATGATGCCCATTCTTACCTGATAAGTTCAAGTGCTGGAGACAGTAGGTCTTTGTTGAATTTACTTGAGTTTGCACTTAAAGTGGATTTACATGTAACGTTAGAAACACTCAAAGCCTTGCGACCAAGTGCCTTAAAAGATGGGGTGAGCTCTGATAATACACATTATAATTTAATCAGTGCGATGATTAAAAGTGTACGTGGAAGTGATGTGAATGCAGCACTTTACTATCTTGCACGTTTGATTGACGGGGGAGAGAGTCCTGATTTTATAGCCAGACGTTTGGTTGTTTTAGCCAGTGAAGATATTGGCAATGCCAATCCAAATGCGCTTAATCTTGCTAGCAGTACACTTTTAAGCGTGAGTAAGATAGGTTATCCCGAAGCACGTATTATACTTTCTCAGTGTCTCATATATCTTGCCTGCTGTCCTAAATCTAACAGTGCGTATAACGCCATTAACAATGCGTTAGCGTATGTGAAAAATGAAAAAGCATTCAATGTCCCTGAGCATCTTAAAAGCCCCTCCCCTAAAGGCTATCTCTATCCGCATGATTTTGGCGGTTGGGTTGAGCAAGAGTATTTGGAGAAACCCCTTCATTTTTATGATAATGTGTCGATAGGGTTTGAGAAAACCATGGCAGAATGGTTGGAAAAAATTAAAAACAAAAACAAGACATCAACACACAAATAA
- a CDS encoding flagellar hook-length control protein FliK has translation MDISTASLLANQIQTLDPKKATKEGITKVLQEHASELPFSPSNTQTKSAPSSAGEVMSTLLGVAVSEVKSKSAIFEILKSHPLFKNMGNFAEDIKNLPSLIKADAATTKPLALLEIFSKNIQTADAKTIQQQVQHSGIFFESKLAQEVTQKGVLVSAKELFTQVQTHLKETHINPTSLRDITTTLEQLSSASSFSTKEAQEGLKRLLELFRSSVKQELASSPVGLFKEAYANVQKIEYAIKQMDLINSKVENYPPSMQVEQHFSTQVKVILELLKEQLPALQLKELQPHIDQLLAKESLLKGSLEPPMTLNKDALVQATPEAITQATEAIAQARTSQIYSSPTKPPETVEEALKMVANRIKAQIELLEPTNIKQADFVDKSKVLEQKIHEFIKPELFVGKAMAQKLSLDPTDVELLSDMKGVLTKLNHSLSLSGQNKEALEITNRLLAQIEYHQLVSYVSSSTHLYIPFSWDGLKGGSMMMKKSNDEQFHCQIDLDLEVYGKLNMMLVLSNEKYIDVTIATQKKEFSDKLTENLSLLKRAFNEVGLITGSVKMLEYKDVERVKNDYFQGDTLEFGINISI, from the coding sequence ATGGACATTAGCACGGCTTCTTTGCTCGCCAATCAGATTCAAACACTTGATCCTAAAAAGGCAACCAAAGAGGGTATAACTAAAGTTCTTCAAGAACATGCCTCTGAACTTCCATTTTCACCATCAAATACGCAAACAAAAAGCGCACCCAGTAGTGCAGGTGAGGTGATGAGTACATTGTTAGGTGTTGCTGTTAGCGAAGTAAAATCTAAAAGTGCTATTTTTGAAATACTCAAAAGCCATCCTTTGTTTAAAAATATGGGAAATTTTGCTGAGGATATTAAAAATCTTCCTTCTTTAATTAAAGCAGATGCAGCCACAACAAAGCCACTTGCACTTTTAGAGATATTTTCCAAAAACATTCAAACAGCTGATGCTAAAACAATACAACAGCAAGTCCAGCATTCAGGCATATTTTTTGAGTCTAAATTGGCGCAAGAGGTGACACAAAAGGGAGTTTTAGTATCAGCAAAAGAGCTTTTTACACAAGTGCAAACCCATCTCAAAGAGACCCATATTAATCCCACAAGCCTTAGAGACATAACCACAACATTGGAGCAATTAAGTTCAGCCTCATCTTTCTCGACAAAAGAGGCACAAGAAGGGTTAAAGCGTTTACTTGAGCTGTTTAGGAGCAGCGTGAAGCAAGAACTTGCATCTTCTCCTGTGGGTCTATTTAAAGAGGCATATGCCAATGTTCAAAAAATAGAATATGCCATCAAACAGATGGATTTAATCAATTCAAAAGTAGAAAATTATCCACCTTCAATGCAAGTAGAGCAGCATTTTAGTACGCAAGTCAAAGTGATTTTAGAATTATTGAAAGAGCAGTTGCCTGCATTACAGCTAAAAGAACTGCAACCTCATATCGACCAGCTTTTAGCGAAAGAGTCCCTTTTAAAAGGCTCTCTTGAGCCACCAATGACCTTAAACAAAGACGCTTTAGTCCAAGCCACACCAGAGGCGATTACGCAAGCCACGGAAGCTATAGCCCAAGCAAGGACTTCTCAAATCTATTCCTCACCAACCAAGCCTCCTGAAACAGTCGAAGAGGCTCTTAAAATGGTTGCAAATCGCATTAAAGCGCAGATTGAATTGCTTGAGCCTACGAATATTAAGCAAGCTGATTTTGTCGATAAAAGCAAGGTTTTAGAACAAAAAATTCATGAATTTATTAAACCTGAACTTTTTGTGGGAAAAGCCATGGCTCAAAAACTCTCTTTGGATCCTACTGATGTGGAATTGCTAAGCGATATGAAGGGGGTGCTTACCAAACTCAATCACTCACTTTCACTCTCAGGGCAAAATAAAGAAGCCCTTGAGATTACCAATCGCTTGCTTGCCCAAATTGAGTATCATCAGTTAGTCTCTTATGTGAGTAGTTCAACGCACTTGTATATTCCCTTTAGTTGGGATGGGCTTAAAGGTGGCTCCATGATGATGAAAAAGAGCAATGATGAACAATTCCATTGTCAAATTGATTTGGATTTAGAGGTGTATGGCAAGTTAAATATGATGTTAGTCCTCTCTAATGAAAAATACATTGACGTCACAATTGCCACACAGAAAAAGGAGTTTAGTGATAAGCTAACGGAAAATCTTTCACTTTTAAAAAGAGCTTTCAATGAGGTAGGATTAATCACAGGGAGTGTCAAAATGTTAGAATATAAAGATGTTGAACGAGTCAAAAATGACTACTTTCAAGGCGATACACTTGAATTTGGGATTAATATTAGCATATGA
- a CDS encoding FlhB-like flagellar biosynthesis protein — protein MSNIAPKTQKAVALKYDKEKQGAPKVVASGKGEVANNIIKLAREHDIFIKKDADLVELLSKIEINKEIPPMLYKAVAEVFSFIYKITNDKRQ, from the coding sequence ATGAGTAACATAGCCCCTAAAACACAAAAAGCGGTTGCGCTTAAATACGACAAAGAAAAACAAGGGGCACCAAAAGTTGTCGCTTCGGGTAAGGGAGAAGTGGCAAATAATATCATTAAGCTTGCACGTGAACATGATATTTTTATCAAAAAAGATGCTGATTTGGTTGAGCTTCTCTCCAAGATTGAAATCAACAAAGAGATTCCGCCCATGCTCTATAAAGCCGTAGCGGAAGTCTTTAGTTTTATCTATAAAATTACCAACGATAAACGCCAATAA
- a CDS encoding YdcF family protein, translating into MSSLYILSKLFTYLVLPPGMFILLFFFASIYARRFRLFFCANAILFYLLSNIYVADWLLRPLEEPFNQALLEMPVDAVIVLGGGHTQGVANLPLSSDAYKRMMWGLMVAKSHHIPLLFSGGGMYKAYLESDAFLQSLKELKTYLEIPTPSSKNLASKEFSLHVEDKSLDTYQNAQFSKMAFEKAGVNKPTIYLVTSAYHMRRATKLYEYFGFNVIPAATNFKINHRAKDGWDYLPSAHALHKSYIALHEYAGLLSLQLRGI; encoded by the coding sequence ATGAGTAGCCTCTACATTCTCTCAAAACTCTTTACATATCTGGTGTTACCACCAGGTATGTTTATTCTTCTTTTCTTTTTCGCCTCCATTTATGCACGACGTTTTCGTCTTTTCTTTTGTGCAAATGCCATTTTATTTTATCTTTTGAGTAATATATACGTTGCCGATTGGCTCTTGCGCCCCCTAGAAGAGCCCTTTAATCAAGCACTCCTAGAAATGCCAGTCGATGCAGTGATTGTCTTAGGAGGAGGGCATACACAAGGTGTTGCCAATTTACCCCTTAGCAGTGATGCCTACAAACGAATGATGTGGGGGTTAATGGTCGCAAAATCCCATCACATTCCCCTTTTGTTTAGCGGGGGAGGGATGTATAAAGCGTATTTAGAAAGCGATGCGTTTTTACAGAGCCTTAAAGAGCTTAAAACCTATCTTGAAATTCCCACACCTAGCTCTAAAAACCTTGCAAGCAAAGAGTTTTCTTTACATGTAGAGGACAAAAGTCTTGATACCTACCAAAATGCACAGTTTAGTAAAATGGCGTTTGAAAAAGCAGGAGTGAATAAACCAACCATTTACCTTGTTACCTCAGCATACCATATGAGACGTGCTACAAAGCTTTATGAGTATTTTGGCTTTAACGTCATCCCCGCAGCGACCAATTTTAAAATCAATCATCGAGCAAAAGACGGTTGGGATTACCTTCCTAGCGCACATGCTTTGCATAAAAGTTACATTGCTTTGCACGAATATGCAGGGCTTTTGAGTCTACAACTGCGGGGGATTTAA
- the purM gene encoding phosphoribosylformylglycinamidine cyclo-ligase, producing the protein MSTVSYKDAGVDIDAGNQFVENIKPLVKSTFDKNVIGGIGSFAGAYELPEGYKKPVILGATDGVGTKLKLAIDSGIYDTVGIDLVAMCANDLICNFGTPLFFLDYYAMSKLEIDASVNIVKGIAEGCIQAECSLIGGETAEMPGMYHGKDFDLAGFAVGIAEKDEMNRLPHVKAGDVLIALPSSGVHSNGFSLVRKIFFDKLGYTFETEFNGKPLIETLLTPTRIYVKLFKALKENINALAHITGGGIVENLPRVLPEGLQARVYKSKIKTLPIFDFMSQYVEESEMHRTFNMGVGMILVVSPENVDAILQNSDGYVIGELAEGERSAIML; encoded by the coding sequence ATGAGTACAGTCAGCTACAAAGACGCTGGTGTCGATATAGACGCAGGAAACCAATTTGTCGAAAATATTAAACCCCTTGTAAAATCTACCTTTGATAAAAATGTCATTGGAGGCATTGGTTCATTTGCAGGTGCGTATGAGCTACCAGAGGGGTATAAAAAACCTGTCATTTTAGGCGCAACCGATGGTGTTGGCACAAAACTTAAACTGGCGATTGATTCAGGTATTTACGATACCGTTGGTATTGATTTGGTGGCAATGTGCGCCAATGATTTGATTTGTAACTTTGGAACACCGCTTTTCTTTTTGGATTATTATGCGATGAGCAAACTTGAGATTGACGCTTCTGTGAATATCGTTAAAGGTATCGCTGAGGGCTGTATTCAAGCAGAATGTTCATTGATTGGTGGCGAAACTGCTGAAATGCCAGGCATGTACCACGGTAAAGATTTTGATCTTGCGGGTTTTGCTGTTGGTATTGCTGAGAAGGATGAAATGAACCGTCTTCCCCACGTCAAAGCAGGTGATGTTCTCATAGCACTTCCAAGTTCAGGTGTCCATTCCAATGGTTTTTCACTGGTACGTAAAATCTTTTTTGATAAATTAGGCTACACCTTCGAAACCGAATTTAACGGGAAACCCCTCATCGAAACCCTTTTAACACCCACACGCATCTACGTGAAGCTGTTTAAAGCGCTTAAAGAGAACATTAACGCTTTAGCGCACATTACAGGTGGTGGTATTGTCGAAAACTTACCTCGTGTCTTACCTGAGGGCTTACAAGCACGTGTCTACAAATCTAAAATCAAAACTCTTCCAATTTTTGATTTTATGAGCCAATACGTTGAAGAGAGTGAAATGCACCGTACGTTTAACATGGGTGTGGGCATGATTTTAGTGGTAAGTCCTGAAAATGTGGATGCCATCTTACAAAATAGCGATGGCTATGTCATCGGTGAACTTGCAGAGGGTGAGCGCAGCGCCATTATGCTCTAA
- the coaE gene encoding dephospho-CoA kinase (Dephospho-CoA kinase (CoaE) performs the final step in coenzyme A biosynthesis.), which produces MAYEHAIVLTGSIGTGKSTVSTLLQNHGFDVIDADTISKEILPLHVNEVRELFGEGVIVDETIDRKALGAIIFNDKNEREKLNALMRPLIREEILKRSEVLEQKGKPYIIDIPLYYESEGYDCKLVVVVYAPVEVQRKRLMQRENFTKEEAQKRIDAQISIEEKKILADFLINNSFDRAFLQSEIEKFIHYVRGRYANCKI; this is translated from the coding sequence ATGGCATATGAACACGCAATTGTCCTTACGGGCAGTATTGGAACGGGTAAAAGTACCGTCTCGACATTGTTGCAAAATCATGGTTTTGATGTAATTGATGCGGACACTATTTCAAAAGAGATTTTACCTTTACATGTAAACGAGGTAAGAGAACTTTTTGGCGAGGGTGTCATTGTTGATGAAACTATCGATAGAAAAGCATTGGGTGCGATTATTTTTAACGATAAAAACGAGCGAGAGAAGCTAAATGCCTTAATGCGCCCTCTCATTCGTGAAGAGATTTTAAAGCGCTCTGAAGTGCTTGAGCAAAAAGGGAAGCCTTACATCATTGACATTCCGCTCTATTATGAGAGTGAGGGGTATGATTGTAAATTGGTGGTGGTGGTGTATGCGCCCGTTGAAGTACAACGCAAGCGTTTAATGCAGAGGGAAAATTTTACTAAAGAAGAGGCTCAAAAACGTATCGATGCACAAATTAGCATTGAAGAGAAGAAAATCTTAGCCGATTTTCTCATTAATAACTCGTTTGACAGAGCATTTTTACAGAGCGAGATTGAAAAATTTATACACTATGTACGGGGAAGATATGCAAATTGCAAAATATAA
- the dapF gene encoding diaminopimelate epimerase produces MQIAKYNASGNDFVIFHTFYELDRSKLAQELCHRQKGVGADGLIVLLPQGEYDFKWQFYNSDGSVASMCGNGTRACAHYAYTQGLAPKQMRFLTGAGVIQSEVIGSVVETELTTPKVLSESFEENGLTWHFCDTGVPHLVTFVEDVALFDKMIARQMRYKYNANVNYAMLEENALHVRTYERGVEDETLACGTGMAACFYSAYRQKRVGQNAKVYPRSGEELFMRIEDQTLFFKGAVQKVFETVWEH; encoded by the coding sequence ATGCAAATTGCAAAATATAATGCCAGTGGAAACGACTTTGTCATTTTTCACACTTTTTATGAGTTAGATAGAAGCAAACTCGCTCAAGAGTTATGCCACAGGCAAAAAGGTGTGGGTGCAGATGGTCTCATTGTATTGCTTCCACAGGGCGAATACGATTTTAAATGGCAATTTTATAACAGTGATGGCTCTGTTGCTTCCATGTGTGGAAATGGCACAAGAGCCTGTGCGCATTACGCCTATACGCAAGGATTAGCACCAAAACAGATGCGTTTTTTAACAGGAGCAGGCGTCATTCAATCCGAAGTCATAGGAAGTGTTGTGGAGACAGAATTGACCACACCTAAGGTGCTAAGTGAATCCTTTGAAGAAAATGGGCTAACCTGGCATTTTTGTGATACAGGTGTGCCTCATTTGGTCACCTTTGTGGAGGATGTTGCTTTGTTTGATAAAATGATTGCACGTCAAATGCGTTACAAATACAATGCAAATGTCAATTACGCCATGCTCGAAGAAAATGCTTTACATGTAAGAACGTATGAACGGGGTGTTGAGGATGAAACCTTAGCCTGCGGCACAGGTATGGCAGCATGTTTTTACAGTGCGTATCGACAAAAGCGTGTGGGGCAAAATGCGAAGGTATATCCAAGGAGTGGCGAAGAGCTTTTTATGCGCATAGAAGATCAAACACTTTTCTTTAAAGGAGCGGTGCAGAAGGTCTTTGAAACGGTGTGGGAACACTAA
- a CDS encoding glucosaminidase domain-containing protein: protein MKSLVDKGNDDIRKDREFIRDFFAKAMPDAFRGLNYKNVGYLISLRNKYGVENLFDRDEYYKRIDVIPTSLALAQAALESGWGKSRFAREANNLFGHWTYSGVGLMPQNRAIGKTHMIRIFGTLQKSVNSYMLNLNTNEAYSLFREKRYKARESDKKFGGMEAASTMINYSERKEEYIKMLKEMIIQNNLLLYDT, encoded by the coding sequence ATGAAAAGTTTGGTAGATAAAGGCAATGATGATATTCGTAAAGATCGAGAGTTTATACGAGACTTTTTTGCCAAAGCAATGCCTGATGCATTTCGTGGACTAAATTATAAAAATGTGGGGTATTTGATTTCGCTTAGAAATAAATACGGTGTTGAAAATTTATTTGATAGAGATGAGTATTATAAGCGTATTGATGTTATCCCTACTTCTTTAGCCCTTGCTCAAGCCGCACTTGAAAGTGGATGGGGGAAGAGTAGGTTTGCACGAGAAGCCAATAACCTTTTTGGTCACTGGACCTATTCGGGTGTGGGATTAATGCCACAAAATAGGGCCATTGGTAAAACACATATGATTCGTATCTTTGGAACGCTTCAAAAATCAGTCAATTCGTATATGTTGAATCTTAATACCAATGAAGCATATAGCCTTTTTAGAGAAAAACGCTACAAAGCACGTGAGAGTGATAAAAAATTTGGTGGAATGGAAGCCGCTTCAACGATGATTAATTATTCTGAACGGAAAGAAGAGTATATTAAAATGCTAAAAGAGATGATTATTCAAAACAATCTTCTTCTTTACGATACATAA
- the prfA gene encoding peptide chain release factor 1 yields the protein MLKEKLLPFLDRYNELTSLLSDPNITNDIKKMTALSKEQSNLEAIKDKTLEYLSTLEQIEENKLLLDDEELGELAKEELKTLEPHKETLEEEIKLLLLPTDPNDDRNIFLEIRAGTGGDEAAIFAADLFKSYLRYAENRGWKVEVVSLSEGVLNGYKEVIALIKGQGAFSRLKYEGGVHRVQRVPLTESQGRVHTSAVTVAVMPEVDDVEIDIAEKDLKIDVMRSSGNGGQSVNTTDSAVRITHLPSGIVVVNQDGKSQHKNKDAAMKILKAKLYDMQMQERNAKESEARKQQVGSGDRSARIRTYNYPQNRMTDHRVGLTLYRLDAIMEGGLYDELIDPIIAHYQAELMKEANL from the coding sequence ATGTTAAAAGAAAAACTTCTCCCATTTTTAGATCGTTACAATGAATTGACATCACTGCTTAGTGATCCTAATATTACCAACGATATTAAAAAAATGACAGCGCTTTCTAAAGAACAGTCCAATTTAGAAGCCATTAAAGATAAAACACTTGAATATCTCTCTACATTAGAACAAATTGAAGAAAATAAACTTCTCTTAGATGATGAAGAGTTAGGTGAACTTGCAAAAGAAGAGCTTAAAACGCTTGAACCACACAAAGAAACACTCGAAGAAGAGATAAAACTGCTTCTCTTACCGACAGACCCCAACGATGATCGCAATATCTTTTTAGAAATTCGTGCGGGCACAGGTGGTGATGAAGCAGCTATCTTTGCAGCGGATCTTTTTAAATCCTATTTACGTTATGCAGAAAACCGTGGATGGAAAGTTGAGGTTGTCTCTTTAAGCGAAGGTGTTTTAAATGGGTACAAAGAGGTTATTGCTTTAATTAAAGGGCAGGGGGCTTTTTCACGCCTGAAATATGAAGGTGGTGTTCACCGTGTACAACGTGTTCCTTTAACAGAATCGCAAGGCAGAGTACATACCTCAGCCGTTACGGTTGCTGTTATGCCAGAAGTCGATGATGTTGAAATTGACATTGCAGAAAAAGATTTAAAAATTGATGTAATGCGCTCTTCTGGAAACGGTGGACAATCGGTCAATACCACCGATAGTGCTGTACGTATTACCCACTTACCTTCAGGTATTGTTGTTGTGAATCAAGATGGAAAATCACAGCATAAAAATAAAGATGCCGCAATGAAAATTCTCAAAGCAAAACTCTACGATATGCAAATGCAAGAACGTAATGCCAAAGAGAGTGAAGCACGAAAACAACAAGTGGGCTCAGGGGATAGAAGTGCTCGTATTCGTACCTATAATTATCCACAAAATCGGATGACAGATCATAGGGTAGGGTTAACACTGTACCGTTTGGATGCGATTATGGAAGGTGGACTTTATGATGAGCTCATTGATCCGATTATTGCACACTATCAAGCAGAACTCATGAAAGAAGCAAACCTTTAA